A stretch of the Streptomyces sp. WMMB303 genome encodes the following:
- the era gene encoding GTPase Era yields the protein MNASSATTGDPEGRTQGEAPHRSGFACLVGRPNAGKSTLTNALVGTKVAITSTRPQTTRHTVRGIVHRPEAQLVLVDTPGLHKPRTLLGERLNDVVRTTWAEVDVIGFCVPADQKIGPGDRFIAGELAELKKRTPKVAVVTKTDLVSQEALARQLLAVDQLGRELGIEWAEIVPVSGTEGSQVDLLAELLVPLLPEGPPLYPDGDLTDEPEQVMVAELIREAALEGVRDELPHSIAVVVEEMVPREDRPADRPLLDVHANIFLERPSQKGIVIGPKGKRLKEVGSTSRRHIEALLGTPVYLDLHVKVAKDWQRDPKQLRRLGF from the coding sequence ATGAACGCATCCTCCGCCACCACCGGCGACCCCGAAGGCCGCACCCAGGGCGAGGCGCCGCACCGCTCGGGATTCGCCTGCCTCGTCGGCCGCCCGAACGCGGGCAAGTCGACGCTGACCAACGCGCTGGTGGGCACGAAGGTCGCGATCACCTCCACCCGCCCGCAGACGACCCGGCACACGGTGCGCGGCATCGTGCACCGCCCGGAGGCGCAGCTCGTCCTGGTGGACACCCCCGGCCTGCACAAGCCCCGCACCCTGCTCGGCGAGCGCCTCAACGACGTGGTGCGCACCACGTGGGCGGAGGTCGACGTCATCGGCTTCTGCGTACCGGCCGACCAGAAGATCGGCCCCGGCGACCGTTTCATCGCGGGCGAGCTGGCGGAGCTGAAGAAGCGGACGCCGAAGGTCGCGGTGGTCACCAAGACCGACCTGGTCTCCCAGGAGGCACTCGCCCGGCAGCTGCTCGCTGTGGACCAGCTCGGGCGGGAGCTGGGCATCGAGTGGGCGGAGATCGTCCCGGTCTCCGGCACCGAGGGCTCCCAGGTGGACCTGCTGGCCGAGCTGCTGGTGCCGCTGCTGCCCGAAGGACCGCCGCTCTACCCGGACGGGGACCTGACGGACGAGCCGGAGCAGGTCATGGTCGCCGAGCTGATCCGTGAGGCGGCGCTGGAGGGGGTGCGGGACGAGCTGCCGCACTCGATCGCGGTGGTGGTCGAGGAGATGGTGCCCCGCGAGGACCGGCCCGCCGACCGGCCGCTGCTCGACGTCCACGCCAACATCTTCCTGGAGCGCCCCAGCCAGAAGGGCATCGTCATCGGCCCCAAGGGCAAGCGCCTCAAGGAGGTCGGCAGCACCTCGCGCCGGCACATCGAGGCCCTGTTGGGCACCCCCGTCTACCTCGATCTGCACGTCAAGGTCGCCAAGGACTGGCAGCGCGACCCCAAGCAGCTGCGCCGACTCGGCTTCTGA